The Natrarchaeobius halalkaliphilus DNA segment TAGCGACGAGTCACGAATGCGGGCGAATCGTGAAGAGGTGCAGATTCGAACACGCGAGTCGCAGCGCGCGAACGCAGTGAGCGCGACCGTCTCGCATCTGTTCGACATCTGCGCCGGCCCACTGGATACACTCCCCTCCCAGCATCTGCTGACACGTAGCGGCTGTTCTGCGGGGTGGTCTGAGTGAGTTCTCCACCCTGGACACCGGTCGACCGATCGGCATGTCGTCACTGTGGAGCCCACGTTACCAACAGTTCGCGCGCGTCTTCGGTGACGATCGCGACCGCGCCTATCGCTGTGGCGAGTGCAGCAGATACGCCCGACTAAGCGAGGGTCTGCCGCCGGACTCGAGGTTCCGATTCCGGACCCGGAGACGTCGGAGGGACGACACGGAGGCGAGTCTCGTGAGCGGTAAATCACTCGCGCGTCGTTGAAACAACGAAACTCACTCAGAGATCTCTTCTTCCATGGCCACCGCTTCAGTGGCGACAAACTCCGCCAGCGTGTCCTTCGAGTGGTTGTGGTGTAGATGATCCACAAGCTGCTCCCCCACCGCGATCTCCTGGTGACAAACGGGACATTCGAAGTTTGGTTTCGTTGCCATACTGTAGTCAGAATCTGAGAGTACAAAAGAAGAAAGCCGGAAACTTCGCGCCCAGTGGATCTGACGCTGACCAGTCACTACAACCGAGCCCTGATCGTCCGTTCTCACAATCTGAGAACTCGAGCGGAAACGAAGGGGTTTCGCGATGGGGAGCCTCGTCGAACCCGACGAGTGTGAACGGTGCGATGCGTCTGTTCCAGCAACCCGCCGTCTTTGCCCTGATACGGTCTACTGTAAGTCGTTACCGGGGCGACCGCGAGCCGTCCTGCGGTCGCCCCGGTGAAAAGTCACAGCAAACCGATGAGTGTGCTCGCGAAACACGTCGCGCTCGAGGGTGTCCACTGTGAGTTCTTCGTCGTGCTGGTGATCGTCGCAACGACGACGAAGTACCTGCCGCCACGACCGACTTATTCGTCGGCCGGGAGTGGGCCGAAGAATTCGAAGCCGTGTTCCTCACCGGTTGCAAAGATCGCTTCGAGATCTGCGTTAGTCACTTCTCGGGGCTCGGGCAGGTTACGATCGGCGGCCGGTTCACCGACGGCCCGGAAAAAGTCCTCGGCCCCCGCCGGCGACATGACGATGAGCACGCGCAGCACCTCGTCTCCTTCGACGCGCATACCGTGGCGCTCGCCCGCGGAGACGTATCCGGTCATTCCCGGTTTGAGGTACTGCGTCTCGCCATCGACGTAAAGCAACATCTCACCGTCGATGACGTGGAAGACCTCGGCCGGTTCGTGGGTGTGCAACCCATTCTCGAATCCCGGTGGCGCGAGCATGTTCTTGACAGAAAACTCCCCATCCGTGTCGTCGCTGTCGGCTGTAATGGTAATCGTCGCGCCGAGCACGTGTAGATGCTCCGTAGTCGATTCCGATTTTATTATCTCTTCTGACATTTAAACCGCCAGAGAGTGATACGCCACAGGCCGTATTAAGGCTGCCTCAGAACCGTTTACGTTGTCGATACGTTATTTGTGATGAAATACTAATACGTCCTCAATCTGTAGATTTGCCATCTATCGCATCACACCGTTCTCCTACACTGGCCGTAGATCAACGGTCCGACTTTCGGGATTCATCCCTTCATCGATCTCCTGTGCGGGGTTGCTACGAATGCATACGACATTCTCGATGTATGCACCAGCGGGAGTTGACCGCCAACGAGAACGTGAACTACCCCCACCTACCGCGCTCGGGGTTGCTCACCCCTCGCTTGTTGAGGTGGGGGCTTCCTCGTTCAACGACGCGACTTGCAGATTCACACGGAATCCACAGCGGTCGCAGTCTCCAGAGGGGATCCAGAACCACGAACTCCGTGACTGGATCTTCTACGTGAAGTCGTACTCTTGACTCGTCACGAGCGTCTCCCGATCACCGCCGACAGCAACGGCTGCAACGGTTCCTGATTCACCATCAGACTCGAGATCGTTCTCGCTGATTCGAAGCGATTCTCCCACCTCGAGTTCCTGGAAGTCCTCTTCCTCGAGCGAACTGCCACCCTCGAGGTGATTGAATGGATCACCAGTTATATTGACGTATTCGGCGGATCCCAGTGTCGTCACCTGGATGTCAATGTATTGTGGGTCGTGCTCGACGGTGATCGACACACCGGCCTGAACCTCCTCATTGACGGATTCCCCAACGTCGTAGACTATCCCAGCAACGACTGCAGCGAGGATGACAGTTATGGCAACGACAAGGATGATTCCGACAACGGATGAAACGGCACGATTTGACTCTTGGACGGTTTCTATCATAGTCGGTTACACGTGTGTACGGCTGTTCGAATCGAAAATAGAACGATGTCTATCTATTCGCTGAAGTCGTAACTTTCACTTGCGACTTGCGTTCGAGTGTCGCTTTCGTTTATAACTGCAATTGCAGTAACTGTTCCGTTTGTACCAAGGTCATGTTCTGAATTGTTTAAGACCTGCACATCACCCACATTCAAATTCTCATCAAAATCTGCATCTCCACCTATTTCGACGTGGTCAGAATTACCAATTGAGCTAACTTCGACTTGAACTTCACCATCATTATTGTCAACTTCCATTGACACACCAGCCTGTGCTTCCTGGCCGACACTGCCGCCAAGATCGAGAACGAATGCAGCGATCACTGCGGCCAAAATCACAGTGATTGCCACCATGAGTATAACTCCGATGACCGGAGATACTGCCCGTTCTTCTTCGCTACCCACTAGTTTATTGCGGATTTGCTTACCGTTCATTGTATATCCAGCACCCGCAGACGGTCAGAAAGGTTATGCCTAATGACGTGAATGACTCACGTAGCGCCTGGGGATGGGGGATCCAACCACAACCCGGCGCACCCTTGCTGCCGCTTTGTTTGGTGCTGATTCTTACCAGTGTAACCACGGTATATATAACTACTCGTTAGTATATTTTGATGGAAAAATAACTATCAGCTATGGCTTTCAGTATTGATAATTGGTAATTTGATAACGGCTACAATACGTCCTTGAACCGGTTCCTTCGTGCGATTTTGAAAGAAGGGTCTAAATCAGAATTTTCAGTATATCTTCGCTCTCAAGCACCGCTATGAGCGGCGATGAACTGTTGATCGGTGATCGAGATCTCACGAAGACGACGACAGAAGTGGCGCTACATCGATGGGAATAATCGCAGCGACCCGTGTCTGCCAACCTCAGGTCTTCGCTGTCCCTTTCATACGGTTTGCTGTGACTTTTTACCGGAGCGACCGCAGAACGGCTCGCGGTCGCTCCGGTAACGACTTACAGTAGACCGTATGAGATACGCGGTGAGTTTGTCCTTCGAGATGTCTCGATGCGGCGAGAGCCACCGTCGCACTAGCGCGAAGATCGTGCCGGTCTTGTCGTTGAACGTGCGTCCACAATTTTCACAGGCTCTTGAAGAGTATTGCGCACTGCCGACGGAAACGGTGGCCACGGAGGTCGGTGATAGCGTCACAGTCACCCGAGAACGTCGTACTTGGAATGCACGAGCGTGTATAGATCCCGTCCGAAGAAAGAGCAACGCTTACAGGTTCGTGCGTTCCGATATCGAGCATGCGAGAGACCGTACTCCTGATCGGTGGTGGCGGGCGCGAACACGCCATCGCCCGCGCGCTCGAGGACAGTGAGGCGCGAGGCGCCTCAAGCAGTCGGACGCAGGCCGACGGCAACGAGGTCGACCTCTACGCCTGTGCTGGCAACCGAAACCCCGGTATCGCACGGATCGCGACGGGATTCAAATCGCTCGAGACGACGGACCCAGCGGCGGTCGTCGAGTACGCCGAGGACGTGGGTGCAACGATTGCTGTTATCGGGCCGGAAGCCCCGCTCGAGGCCGGCGTTGCCGACGCACTCGAGGACGCGGGCGTCTACGCCTTCGGACCGAAAAAAGCGGACGCACGCATCGAGACGGACAAGGCGTTCCAGCGACGGTTTATGGAGGAAAACGACGTTCCGGGGTGTCCGGATTTCGAAACGTTCGACGATATGGAGGCCGCCTGTGCGTTCATCGACGACTACGAGGGCGACCTCGCGATCAAACCCGCTGGACTTACCGGCGGAAAAGGCGTCAAAGTCATCGGCGACCAGGTCACGGCCGAAGAAGGAACGGAGTACGTTCGCGACTCCGAATACGACCGGATCGTCCTCGAGGAGCGACTGATCGGTGAGGAGTTCACCGTTCAGGCGTTCGTCGCGAACGGGGAGTTCGAGACCGCGCCCGCCGTTCAGGATCACAAACGCGCCTACGAGGGGGACGAGGGGCCCAACACCGGCGGAATGGGGAGCTATTCGGACGCGACGGTTTCCCTCCCGTTTATGACCGAATCGGACTACGAGGAAGCCGTCTCGATCATCGAAGCGACTGTCGACGCGCTCGAGGACTATCGTGGAATCCTCTACGGCCAGTTCATGCTCACGGCCGAGGGACCGAAAGTGATCGAGTTCAACGCTCGCTTCGGTGATCCCGAGGCGATGAACACGCTTC contains these protein-coding regions:
- a CDS encoding cupin domain-containing protein, which translates into the protein MSEEIIKSESTTEHLHVLGATITITADSDDTDGEFSVKNMLAPPGFENGLHTHEPAEVFHVIDGEMLLYVDGETQYLKPGMTGYVSAGERHGMRVEGDEVLRVLIVMSPAGAEDFFRAVGEPAADRNLPEPREVTNADLEAIFATGEEHGFEFFGPLPADE
- a CDS encoding type IV pilin is translated as MIETVQESNRAVSSVVGIILVVAITVILAAVVAGIVYDVGESVNEEVQAGVSITVEHDPQYIDIQVTTLGSAEYVNITGDPFNHLEGGSSLEEEDFQELEVGESLRISENDLESDGESGTVAAVAVGGDRETLVTSQEYDFT
- a CDS encoding type IV pilin — its product is MNGKQIRNKLVGSEEERAVSPVIGVILMVAITVILAAVIAAFVLDLGGSVGQEAQAGVSMEVDNNDGEVQVEVSSIGNSDHVEIGGDADFDENLNVGDVQVLNNSEHDLGTNGTVTAIAVINESDTRTQVASESYDFSE
- the purD gene encoding phosphoribosylamine--glycine ligase — its product is MRETVLLIGGGGREHAIARALEDSEARGASSSRTQADGNEVDLYACAGNRNPGIARIATGFKSLETTDPAAVVEYAEDVGATIAVIGPEAPLEAGVADALEDAGVYAFGPKKADARIETDKAFQRRFMEENDVPGCPDFETFDDMEAACAFIDDYEGDLAIKPAGLTGGKGVKVIGDQVTAEEGTEYVRDSEYDRIVLEERLIGEEFTVQAFVANGEFETAPAVQDHKRAYEGDEGPNTGGMGSYSDATVSLPFMTESDYEEAVSIIEATVDALEDYRGILYGQFMLTAEGPKVIEFNARFGDPEAMNTLPVLETDFLDVLVAARDGEGPPELEFADQATVCKYGVPEGYPTDPKAGAKVRVDEESAGDALLYYASVDERGDGIYTTTSRSFAVVGIADSITEAEVIAEDALEVAGDEGLHMRHDIGKPDLVQRRIDHVESLRDD